The Spirochaeta isovalerica genome includes a window with the following:
- a CDS encoding MarR family winged helix-turn-helix transcriptional regulator codes for MQNSREELKENLQELGHYLMHRSMAGYFQFARKHNLSYSQMFILGRLNKEGRASVSELSSMLDISNSAVSQLLDKLVQSGYIERREDREDRRKKYHYISGKGEKVLKLSIIARSSWMEDLVGKISEEEAAGLLPCLQKIVGRFSEMEPLEPHHRHHLHHQKKNFGEEE; via the coding sequence ATGCAAAATAGCAGAGAAGAATTAAAGGAAAATCTTCAGGAACTGGGGCATTATCTTATGCACCGGTCCATGGCGGGATATTTCCAGTTCGCCAGAAAGCACAACCTCTCATACAGCCAGATGTTTATACTCGGCAGACTCAACAAGGAAGGCAGAGCCTCTGTCAGCGAGTTGAGCTCCATGCTCGATATAAGCAATTCCGCCGTCAGCCAGCTTCTCGACAAGCTGGTACAATCAGGCTACATAGAGCGACGGGAAGACCGGGAAGACAGAAGAAAAAAATATCATTACATCAGTGGAAAGGGGGAAAAAGTCCTTAAGCTTTCCATCATCGCCCGTTCATCCTGGATGGAGGACCTTGTGGGAAAAATATCCGAAGAGGAAGCAGCCGGACTACTCCCCTGCCTTCAGAAGATCGTGGGGAGATTCTCGGAGATGGAACCTCTTGAACCTCATCACCGGCATCATCTCCATCATCAGAAAAAAAACTTCGGGGAGGAAGAATAG
- a CDS encoding GNAT family N-acetyltransferase, whose translation MKITIAKPGIPSGEAVSHINQIIGRCNSFDGTSYDFDSDDDYRKPGDHNYFILYGDGVPLSVVYLFVPTSVEAEVYAFTVPEQRRKGHMSTLLREVAGEVKRRSVPSLLFVCDGNSEDGAAFLKHRGASYDFSEFSMILESPVPAAERHDIQIRPVREEDREELIRINGEAFHEERRTVEETIGLFYTSDKRDFYAVIHEGKVVGMIGRYLEENRDYIHGFAMDASFRGRGWGQQALQLMIDKCRIADTSRAVVLEVESENERALNLYKRCGFRLVSRFDYYREPL comes from the coding sequence ATGAAAATAACCATAGCTAAACCGGGTATCCCTTCGGGAGAGGCAGTGTCTCACATTAATCAGATCATCGGGAGATGCAACAGTTTCGATGGTACTTCCTACGATTTCGACAGCGATGATGATTACAGAAAGCCCGGGGATCACAATTATTTTATCCTTTACGGCGATGGCGTGCCCTTATCCGTTGTGTATCTCTTCGTTCCCACATCTGTCGAGGCTGAGGTATACGCTTTTACGGTTCCGGAGCAGAGGAGGAAAGGGCATATGAGCACCCTTCTCCGCGAGGTCGCCGGTGAAGTGAAGCGCCGGTCAGTGCCGTCTCTCCTTTTTGTCTGCGATGGGAATTCTGAAGACGGTGCTGCATTTCTGAAGCACCGGGGGGCTTCATATGATTTCTCCGAGTTCTCCATGATTCTGGAATCTCCGGTTCCGGCAGCAGAGAGACATGACATCCAGATCCGTCCGGTTAGAGAGGAGGATAGGGAGGAGCTGATCCGCATTAACGGCGAGGCTTTTCATGAAGAGAGAAGAACTGTCGAGGAAACGATCGGCTTGTTCTATACTTCCGATAAAAGAGATTTCTACGCTGTCATTCATGAGGGGAAGGTCGTCGGAATGATCGGACGGTATCTCGAGGAGAATCGTGATTACATTCACGGCTTTGCCATGGATGCCTCGTTCCGGGGCAGGGGATGGGGGCAGCAGGCTCTTCAGCTTATGATCGATAAATGCCGGATAGCCGATACCTCAAGAGCGGTCGTTCTGGAGGTCGAATCGGAGAATGAGAGAGCATTGAACCTCTATAAGCGGTGCGGTTTCCGGCTTGTCTCCCGATTTGATTATTACAGAGAGCCTTTGTAA
- a CDS encoding endo-1,4-beta-xylanase, translating into MKLQKYILSFILPVLFAACVSSPLIRDYGHEIETDLAALSRVYKNSFPLGAAAEPFQLEGAEGALLAYHFNSLTAENAMKFRTIHPEEDTYNFEPADQLAAFAKENHMKMRGHTFVWHHPDEIASWVFADGSGRSRSRDEVLAILKDHMSALIDRYGDIVYAWDVVNEAVDTSQPDNMRRTPWYNSIGPDYVDQAFLLARELAPNAGLFLNDYETFEPAKRDALFSLVKGMKERGIPVDGVGLQLHLTLSHPPLEEIEKTIDLFRTLDVEIHITELDMSLYSREFQTMEEPDGDSLIRQAHRYKDLFDIFVKNDDIITSVTFWGFNDGHTYRTGEPYNRPDWPLPFDDAMKAKLAYHGIIRSDDLPDDVVLEEPRQNKTYQAPKGTPLIDGEIDPVWEAAPVVLTDTQVMNAPGAVAAVRMLWDEEHLYVLAEVADSTVSDNADQAYMNDSFEFFIDELNDKTVALGKDDSQIRIGHNNDMSFGGQGWKDKIKSATRITDDGYLVELMYILQKVKGEPGLKMGMDFQVNDNFGNAEREGISKWNDPTNESWHNTTGWGTLELYN; encoded by the coding sequence GTGAAATTACAGAAATATATACTATCTTTCATTCTGCCAGTCCTTTTTGCTGCCTGTGTAAGTTCTCCCCTCATCAGGGATTACGGTCATGAGATAGAAACGGATCTTGCAGCTCTGTCCCGGGTTTATAAAAACAGTTTTCCCCTTGGAGCTGCAGCGGAACCTTTTCAGCTTGAAGGAGCGGAAGGGGCTTTGCTCGCCTATCATTTCAACAGCCTTACGGCGGAAAACGCCATGAAGTTCCGCACCATTCATCCCGAAGAGGATACATACAATTTCGAACCGGCCGACCAACTGGCCGCATTTGCGAAAGAAAACCATATGAAAATGCGCGGCCATACTTTCGTCTGGCACCATCCCGACGAAATCGCCTCCTGGGTTTTTGCTGACGGATCAGGCCGGTCCAGGAGCCGGGATGAGGTTCTGGCCATCCTTAAAGACCATATGTCCGCGTTAATTGACCGGTACGGCGACATTGTCTATGCCTGGGATGTCGTCAATGAAGCGGTCGACACAAGCCAGCCCGATAATATGAGGCGGACGCCCTGGTATAACAGCATAGGGCCCGATTACGTCGATCAGGCTTTTCTGCTCGCACGGGAACTGGCACCGAACGCCGGGCTCTTTCTCAATGATTACGAAACCTTTGAACCCGCCAAGAGGGATGCATTGTTCTCCCTTGTCAAAGGGATGAAAGAACGAGGCATCCCCGTTGACGGGGTAGGGCTTCAACTCCATCTGACTCTTTCCCATCCTCCGCTTGAGGAGATTGAAAAAACGATCGATCTTTTCAGAACCCTCGATGTTGAAATCCATATCACGGAACTGGATATGTCACTCTATTCGAGAGAATTCCAGACAATGGAGGAACCTGACGGCGATTCTCTGATCCGCCAGGCCCACCGCTATAAAGACCTTTTCGATATTTTTGTGAAAAACGACGATATCATAACAAGCGTCACATTCTGGGGATTTAACGACGGCCATACCTACAGGACCGGCGAGCCCTACAATCGACCGGACTGGCCTCTGCCTTTCGACGACGCAATGAAAGCCAAACTGGCTTATCATGGAATTATCCGTTCCGATGACCTGCCTGACGATGTCGTCCTGGAAGAACCGCGTCAGAACAAGACCTATCAGGCTCCGAAGGGTACGCCGCTTATTGACGGGGAAATAGATCCGGTCTGGGAAGCCGCTCCAGTCGTCTTAACTGATACACAGGTCATGAATGCCCCGGGAGCCGTCGCCGCGGTCAGAATGCTCTGGGATGAAGAACACCTCTATGTTCTGGCCGAAGTGGCCGACAGCACGGTGAGCGATAATGCGGATCAGGCGTACATGAACGATTCCTTTGAATTCTTTATCGATGAGCTTAACGACAAAACGGTCGCCCTGGGTAAAGATGACAGTCAGATCCGTATCGGGCACAACAACGACATGAGTTTCGGTGGTCAGGGCTGGAAAGACAAAATCAAATCGGCGACGCGGATCACCGATGACGGTTATCTTGTGGAACTGATGTATATCCTCCAGAAAGTCAAAGGCGAGCCGGGTCTTAAGATGGGAATGGATTTCCAGGTCAACGACAATTTCGGAAACGCCGAACGCGAAGGAATTTCCAAATGGAATGACCCCACAAACGAGTCGTGGCACAATACCACGGGCTGGGGAACTCTGGAACTCTACAACTGA
- a CDS encoding ABC transporter ATP-binding protein → MSDNIKKRKESLKGSSDQILRRGPRPGGGRGPQGMMKGESAKDFKKGIGRLLRYMGKYRYTVLVVFVFASFSTVFMILGPKIMGQATTKLFEGIMAKIAGTGEIDFASIRRILLLTLGLYGISALFSYIMGWIMSSVSADLSYRFRKDIAEKMHKIPLRYYDGNSHGDVLSRITNDVDTINQTLSQTLTQMITSVVTVAGVLVMMFSIDWRMTLTALLIIPLSMGTVAFIVKKSQKYFKRQQASLGHVNGHIEEMFSAHIIMQAFNGQEKSLEEFGVFNEELHESAWKSQFLSGLMMPLMMVFGNISYVAVTILGGWLAVRNMITIGDIQAFIQYVRNFTQPLTQIANISNVLQQTVAAAERVFEFLDEEQEIAEKENPVKPDTIRGEVEFKNVRFSYNKKDPVIRDFSAVAGEGKKIAIVGPTGAGKTTMVKLLMRYYDVDSGAILVDGMDIRDFTRKDLRNNFAMVLQDTWLYNSTVRENIRYGRTDATDEEVEKAAGAAHVDHFIHTWPDGYDMIINEETSNISQGQKQLLTIARAILADPRILILDEATSSVDTRTEVLIQKAMDGLMEGRTSFIIAHRLSTIRNADLILVMNEGDIIEQGSHEELMGQNGFYADLYNSQFEHVTI, encoded by the coding sequence ATGAGTGATAATATAAAAAAACGGAAAGAAAGTCTGAAAGGCAGTTCGGATCAGATTCTGCGGCGCGGTCCCCGACCGGGCGGAGGCCGCGGCCCCCAGGGAATGATGAAAGGGGAATCGGCCAAAGACTTCAAAAAAGGGATCGGCCGCCTTCTCCGCTATATGGGCAAATACAGATATACCGTTCTGGTAGTTTTTGTTTTTGCTTCTTTTTCTACGGTTTTTATGATTTTAGGTCCCAAAATCATGGGACAGGCCACGACGAAATTATTCGAAGGGATCATGGCCAAAATAGCCGGCACGGGGGAAATAGACTTTGCCTCTATCCGCCGGATTTTACTCTTGACTCTCGGATTATACGGGATATCGGCTCTTTTCTCCTATATTATGGGCTGGATCATGTCGAGCGTATCGGCGGACCTCTCCTACCGCTTCAGAAAGGATATAGCGGAAAAGATGCATAAAATCCCTCTGAGATACTACGACGGGAACAGCCATGGCGATGTTTTGAGCCGTATAACGAACGATGTGGATACTATCAATCAAACCTTGAGCCAGACGCTGACCCAGATGATCACAAGCGTAGTTACGGTCGCCGGCGTGCTTGTAATGATGTTTTCCATCGACTGGCGCATGACGCTGACAGCGCTGCTGATCATTCCCCTTTCCATGGGAACTGTGGCGTTTATCGTTAAAAAGAGCCAGAAATATTTCAAGAGACAGCAGGCATCGCTCGGCCATGTCAACGGGCACATTGAGGAAATGTTCTCTGCTCATATTATCATGCAGGCCTTTAACGGACAGGAAAAAAGCCTTGAAGAATTCGGCGTATTTAATGAGGAGCTTCATGAATCGGCCTGGAAAAGCCAGTTCCTTTCCGGCCTGATGATGCCCCTGATGATGGTTTTCGGGAATATCAGTTATGTGGCGGTCACGATTCTCGGCGGCTGGCTGGCGGTAAGAAACATGATTACCATTGGAGACATACAGGCCTTTATCCAGTATGTCCGGAACTTCACCCAGCCTCTGACCCAGATAGCCAATATAAGCAATGTGCTTCAGCAGACTGTGGCCGCTGCGGAAAGGGTCTTCGAATTCCTCGATGAAGAGCAGGAAATCGCCGAAAAGGAAAATCCTGTCAAACCGGATACCATCCGCGGCGAAGTGGAATTCAAGAACGTCCGGTTTTCCTACAATAAAAAAGACCCCGTTATCCGAGACTTTTCCGCTGTTGCCGGCGAAGGAAAGAAAATAGCCATCGTCGGCCCCACAGGAGCGGGAAAAACGACCATGGTCAAACTGCTTATGCGTTACTACGACGTGGACAGCGGAGCCATCCTCGTGGACGGCATGGATATTCGCGATTTCACCAGAAAAGACCTGAGAAACAACTTCGCCATGGTTCTCCAGGATACGTGGCTCTATAACTCGACGGTCAGGGAAAACATCCGCTACGGCCGCACCGATGCGACTGACGAAGAGGTGGAAAAAGCCGCCGGAGCCGCTCATGTGGATCACTTCATACACACATGGCCCGATGGATACGACATGATTATCAATGAGGAGACCTCCAATATCAGCCAGGGGCAGAAACAGCTGCTCACCATTGCCCGGGCCATTCTGGCCGATCCGCGGATCCTGATCCTCGACGAAGCGACCAGTTCGGTCGATACGCGTACGGAAGTTCTGATCCAGAAAGCCATGGACGGACTGATGGAGGGGCGGACGAGCTTTATCATCGCCCACCGCCTCTCGACGATCCGCAACGCCGACCTTATCCTCGTAATGAACGAAGGAGATATCATCGAACAGGGCAGCCATGAGGAACTTATGGGACAGAATGGTTTTTACGCCGATCTTTATAACAGCCAGTTCGAACACGTGACGATCTGA
- the pepF gene encoding oligoendopeptidase F, with amino-acid sequence MEKTSVPRRSDIPKEQTWNAEAVFPDRAAWKKAFEELKKELPVIDGFEGTLSSSPDNLIKWLKKEEELSRKAEKLGFYAYMAMAVNGDDAEATSMVSQIQSMGADLNARSAFADPEILAMDEKKLRGWLESEKELAPYRHSLEDLIRTRPHVRSGEVEEVLGLVSDPFGSVEMTFNMLSSMDMKIKDAVGKDGGSMDVTQSNIEEIKKHPDRKIRQSGMENYADAYLGLRHTYAGNYIASAKQTATLAKIRGYDSVLQYKLSPYNIPTDVFHNLIDTFKSKLPVWHRYWDVKRRLLKLDEMRPYDIWAPLTEKQPEYSFTEAVDLIGKGMAPLGDKYVSTVRKGCLEDRWVDYGRNKGKSQGAFSYGTYDTYPCIMLSYDNTLTEVSTLAHELGHSMHSYLTHENQSYSDSHYSMFVAEVASNFNQAMVRDYLFKTDEDRDFQLAVIQEAMDNIHRYFFIMPTLARFEFEVFRRLEAGEPLNADILQEIMSGFYAEGYGDALKDDEERTSITWATFGHLYEPFYTFQYATGISAAHALCYGILDGKENAVENYLKFLSLGNSVYPLEALATGGVDMMSSEPVEAGFKVLEALIDRLEKLID; translated from the coding sequence ATGGAAAAAACAAGTGTACCCCGTCGTTCGGACATTCCGAAGGAACAAACCTGGAATGCCGAAGCGGTATTCCCGGATCGGGCTGCCTGGAAAAAGGCGTTCGAAGAACTTAAAAAAGAACTCCCTGTCATTGACGGATTCGAGGGAACTCTCTCGTCAAGCCCGGACAATCTCATTAAATGGCTTAAGAAAGAGGAAGAGCTTTCGCGGAAAGCGGAGAAGCTCGGTTTTTACGCCTATATGGCTATGGCGGTTAACGGCGACGACGCCGAAGCCACTTCCATGGTCAGTCAGATACAGAGCATGGGCGCTGACCTGAATGCCCGTTCCGCCTTTGCCGATCCTGAAATTCTGGCCATGGATGAAAAAAAGCTCCGCGGCTGGCTGGAGTCGGAAAAAGAACTGGCTCCCTACAGACACAGCCTTGAGGATCTGATCCGCACGAGGCCCCATGTCCGTTCCGGAGAAGTGGAAGAGGTTCTGGGCCTGGTCTCCGACCCATTCGGCAGCGTGGAAATGACTTTCAATATGCTTTCCTCCATGGATATGAAAATTAAAGACGCTGTCGGAAAGGACGGCGGTTCCATGGATGTGACCCAGAGCAATATAGAGGAGATCAAAAAGCATCCCGACAGAAAGATCCGGCAGAGCGGTATGGAAAATTATGCCGATGCCTATCTGGGGCTCCGGCATACCTATGCGGGGAATTATATCGCCTCGGCGAAACAGACCGCTACTCTGGCAAAAATCCGGGGTTACGACTCCGTTCTTCAGTACAAACTGTCACCTTACAATATTCCGACAGATGTGTTTCACAATCTGATCGACACATTCAAGAGCAAACTGCCCGTATGGCACCGCTACTGGGATGTGAAAAGACGGTTGCTCAAGCTGGATGAAATGCGCCCCTACGATATCTGGGCTCCCCTGACGGAAAAACAGCCCGAATACAGCTTTACCGAAGCGGTCGATCTGATCGGAAAGGGAATGGCGCCTCTCGGTGACAAATATGTCAGCACAGTCCGCAAGGGATGCCTCGAAGACCGCTGGGTCGACTACGGCAGAAACAAGGGGAAAAGCCAGGGAGCCTTTTCCTACGGAACTTATGACACCTATCCCTGCATCATGCTCAGCTACGACAACACGCTGACGGAAGTCAGCACTCTGGCCCATGAGCTGGGACACTCCATGCACTCCTATCTGACTCATGAGAATCAGAGTTACTCCGATTCCCATTACTCCATGTTCGTCGCTGAAGTGGCATCGAATTTCAACCAGGCCATGGTGCGCGATTATCTGTTCAAAACCGATGAAGACAGGGATTTCCAGCTGGCTGTGATTCAGGAAGCCATGGACAATATCCACCGTTATTTCTTTATCATGCCCACATTGGCCCGGTTCGAGTTTGAAGTTTTCAGGCGGCTGGAAGCGGGAGAACCTCTCAATGCCGATATTCTGCAGGAGATCATGAGCGGATTCTATGCGGAGGGTTACGGAGACGCCCTGAAGGATGATGAGGAGAGAACCTCCATCACCTGGGCGACATTCGGCCATCTCTACGAACCGTTCTATACGTTCCAGTATGCCACGGGCATATCCGCAGCACACGCCCTCTGCTACGGTATTCTGGACGGAAAAGAGAACGCTGTGGAGAATTACCTGAAATTCCTGAGCCTGGGTAACTCTGTTTATCCTCTGGAAGCGCTGGCGACCGGCGGGGTGGACATGATGTCTTCCGAGCCTGTTGAAGCGGGATTCAAAGTTCTGGAAGCCCTGATCGACAGACTGGAAAAACTGATCGACTGA
- a CDS encoding DUF3147 family protein, with protein sequence MLQYIIKVILSALIIVAVSEIGKRSSLFGALVAALPLTSLLAIVWMRLEKVGTDQIARLSGSIFWLVIPSLLFFILFPFLLNRGMAFWFSFAIAAVSTTAAYLLMSRILTAAGIQL encoded by the coding sequence ATGCTGCAATATATAATCAAAGTGATTCTTTCCGCCCTTATAATCGTAGCGGTCAGCGAGATCGGAAAAAGAAGTTCTCTTTTCGGAGCGCTGGTTGCCGCTCTTCCCCTTACTTCGCTGCTGGCCATAGTATGGATGAGACTGGAGAAGGTCGGGACTGACCAGATCGCCCGGTTATCCGGTTCGATTTTCTGGCTGGTGATTCCCTCCCTCCTCTTTTTTATACTTTTTCCCTTTCTGCTGAACAGAGGCATGGCGTTCTGGTTCAGCTTTGCCATTGCCGCCGTCAGTACCACGGCAGCTTATCTGCTCATGAGCCGGATACTGACAGCCGCGGGCATTCAGTTGTAG
- a CDS encoding ABC transporter transmembrane domain-containing protein — protein sequence MFKILRYYAPYIPAIVLAVALLFLQVNMDLALPDYMSKIVNVGLQQGGIESPVPLRISPETTERLLFLLDKPEAEKFTGFYSMSGKEAASVLPEGKEEELISDNDFRSDLIISFILATSDNPQDASLSPQKLVSMPEEQRSAAIREIKEQLRRRFDPAMLEQMALRAVKKENESMGIDSAAVQSRYILETGGFMLILALISAAATITVGFLAARVSAGVGRTLRSDLFRKIEGFSNAEFDHFSTASLITRNTNDVVQIQRVTFMIMRMMLMAPIMATGAVIRAFTKAPSMGWIIALAVLVLLGIVSVVMSIALPKFKAIQGLVDKINKVAREQLTGLLVVRAFNRQSFEKDRFDKANRELTDVNLFVNRLMVTLMPFITLIMNVLSLTIIWVGAHKVAESSLQVGDMMAFLQYAMQIVMSFLMLSMAFIFIPRASVSAGRIDEVLKTEGSIKNPSRPESFADRVRGKISFKNVSFRYPGAEDYALKNISFTAEPGQTTAIIGSTGSGKSSLINLIPRFYDVSEGEVLMDGKDVRKITLSALRKQIGYVPQKSVLFAGTIESNLSYGSEGVDQEKLEKAARISQSSEFIGRKEEGFDSQVSQGGANVSGGQKQRISIARALIKDCPVLIFDDSFSALDFKTDARLRGELEREYGDTTRIIVAQRVSTIMQAEQILVLDDGKLVGKGRHSELMDNCPVYREIVLSQLSIKEV from the coding sequence GTGTTTAAAATTCTGCGTTATTATGCCCCTTACATACCGGCGATAGTTCTGGCCGTGGCTCTCCTGTTCCTGCAGGTAAACATGGATCTGGCTCTGCCGGACTACATGTCCAAAATCGTCAATGTCGGCCTTCAGCAGGGGGGCATAGAATCGCCCGTTCCCCTCAGGATATCACCGGAAACAACGGAGAGGCTTTTATTTCTGCTGGACAAACCCGAAGCTGAAAAGTTTACCGGCTTTTACAGCATGTCCGGTAAAGAGGCCGCTTCAGTGCTCCCGGAAGGGAAGGAAGAAGAACTGATATCGGACAATGATTTCCGATCGGACCTGATAATCAGCTTCATACTGGCTACATCGGATAATCCCCAGGATGCCTCCCTGTCTCCGCAAAAGCTTGTATCCATGCCGGAGGAACAGAGATCGGCAGCCATAAGGGAAATAAAGGAACAGCTGCGCAGACGGTTCGATCCGGCCATGCTCGAGCAGATGGCTTTGCGGGCCGTTAAGAAAGAAAACGAATCAATGGGGATAGATTCAGCCGCTGTCCAGAGCCGGTATATTCTGGAAACAGGCGGTTTTATGCTTATTCTGGCGCTGATTTCAGCAGCCGCTACGATAACTGTCGGATTTCTGGCCGCACGGGTGTCAGCCGGAGTCGGGAGGACTCTCCGTTCCGATCTGTTCCGTAAAATCGAAGGGTTTTCAAACGCCGAATTTGACCATTTCTCGACAGCCTCACTCATTACCAGAAATACCAATGACGTAGTGCAGATACAGCGTGTGACATTTATGATTATGCGCATGATGCTCATGGCGCCGATAATGGCGACAGGAGCTGTAATCAGAGCTTTTACAAAAGCCCCCTCAATGGGCTGGATCATCGCTCTTGCCGTACTGGTCCTTCTGGGAATAGTCAGTGTCGTTATGTCCATAGCTCTTCCCAAATTCAAAGCCATTCAGGGGCTCGTCGATAAAATCAATAAAGTAGCCAGAGAACAGCTGACAGGGCTGCTGGTCGTCCGGGCATTTAACAGGCAGTCTTTTGAGAAGGACCGTTTCGACAAGGCAAACAGGGAACTGACCGATGTCAACCTCTTCGTCAACAGGCTAATGGTCACTCTCATGCCCTTCATCACCCTGATTATGAACGTCCTATCACTCACTATTATCTGGGTCGGAGCCCATAAAGTGGCCGAGTCGTCCCTTCAGGTCGGCGACATGATGGCTTTTCTCCAGTACGCCATGCAGATCGTCATGTCCTTTCTTATGCTCTCCATGGCATTCATCTTTATTCCGAGAGCCTCTGTTTCGGCGGGAAGAATCGACGAGGTTCTGAAAACCGAAGGATCTATCAAAAATCCTTCCCGGCCGGAAAGCTTTGCCGACAGGGTCCGGGGAAAAATCAGTTTCAAGAATGTCAGCTTCAGATATCCCGGCGCCGAAGATTATGCATTGAAAAATATAAGTTTCACAGCTGAGCCCGGCCAGACGACAGCCATTATCGGTTCAACGGGAAGCGGGAAGTCGAGCCTTATAAATCTAATACCCCGCTTTTACGATGTATCGGAAGGGGAAGTTCTTATGGATGGAAAGGATGTGAGAAAGATAACTCTTTCAGCCTTGAGAAAACAGATCGGTTATGTGCCGCAGAAAAGCGTCCTTTTCGCCGGAACGATTGAAAGCAACCTTTCATATGGTTCGGAAGGGGTCGATCAGGAGAAATTGGAAAAGGCTGCACGGATATCCCAGTCCAGCGAGTTTATCGGCAGGAAAGAAGAAGGTTTCGATTCCCAGGTCAGCCAGGGGGGAGCCAATGTATCGGGAGGACAAAAACAGCGCATATCTATTGCCAGAGCCTTGATCAAAGACTGTCCCGTGCTCATTTTCGATGACAGTTTCTCTGCTCTGGACTTCAAAACCGATGCCAGATTGCGGGGAGAGCTCGAGAGGGAATACGGTGATACGACTCGAATCATCGTGGCCCAGAGAGTCTCCACGATTATGCAGGCCGAACAGATTCTGGTTCTGGACGATGGAAAACTGGTAGGAAAAGGCCGGCACAGTGAGCTGATGGATAACTGCCCAGTTTACAGGGAGATTGTTCTCTCCCAGCTCTCGATCAAGGAAGTGTAA
- a CDS encoding sodium:glutamate symporter — protein MSFNWSLILHLGVLYGAIVLATFIRTKVAFFQKYLIPNPLLAGFILLPLYNFVLPRFGLEQLGLGEIAYHLLSISFVSLTLKKSPGKNNSRKEIVPMAMAFVFQFGLQAFIGLILTFMFIQTLIPDLFHSFGYLLALGFIQGPGPAFSIGQSWASFGVVDGGNIGLTFAAIGFIFCSFGGVFLINFGIRREWISRESVAFLLNRDLLSGVHPAGTDLPVGAYQTTESEAIDSFSLHIGLVFIGYLLAYLFLTALTWALSFLGDAGMQLAETFWGLNFIFAAVMGMLIKSVLTLTNQRHIIDNLTLNRISGFSVDLMVTSAIAAISLVVVTRYWLPITVMSVTGGALVLLSSIWYSSRVFKDHRFQRALLVFGVSTGTLSTGLALLRVVDPNFETPVATDYGYASGIIFLMMIPYILAINLPLQTYQSGNYLYFWLSVGISLIYLLLGTLYLGLRSGWGSLKISGSIWTVK, from the coding sequence ATGTCATTTAACTGGTCATTAATTCTGCATCTCGGAGTTTTGTATGGAGCCATTGTGCTGGCGACCTTTATCCGGACAAAAGTTGCATTTTTCCAGAAATATCTCATTCCCAATCCTCTGCTGGCGGGATTTATCTTATTGCCATTATATAATTTTGTCTTACCGAGATTCGGACTTGAACAGCTAGGACTGGGAGAGATAGCTTATCATCTTCTCAGCATTTCTTTTGTCTCACTCACTCTGAAAAAATCTCCCGGAAAAAATAACAGCAGAAAGGAAATTGTTCCGATGGCCATGGCTTTTGTTTTCCAGTTCGGATTGCAGGCCTTTATCGGACTGATCCTCACTTTCATGTTTATTCAAACCCTCATTCCCGATCTTTTCCATTCATTCGGGTATTTGCTGGCTTTGGGGTTCATTCAGGGACCGGGACCAGCCTTTTCCATAGGACAGAGCTGGGCCAGCTTCGGCGTGGTTGACGGTGGAAATATAGGACTGACTTTTGCGGCAATCGGTTTTATTTTCTGCAGTTTCGGCGGAGTTTTCCTCATTAACTTTGGAATTCGAAGAGAATGGATTTCCAGAGAATCAGTTGCCTTCCTCTTAAACCGAGACCTGCTGTCCGGCGTCCATCCGGCAGGAACTGACCTTCCCGTAGGGGCCTACCAGACCACGGAGTCAGAAGCGATAGACAGCTTCAGCCTTCATATCGGTCTGGTTTTTATCGGTTATCTGCTGGCTTATCTTTTTTTAACCGCCCTAACCTGGGCTCTGTCGTTTCTTGGTGATGCGGGAATGCAACTTGCCGAGACGTTCTGGGGACTCAATTTTATTTTTGCCGCCGTAATGGGAATGTTGATAAAGAGTGTGCTGACCCTTACAAATCAACGGCATATCATCGATAACCTCACCCTGAACCGGATCTCGGGATTCTCTGTCGATCTAATGGTTACCAGTGCCATAGCGGCGATTTCCCTGGTTGTTGTCACCAGATATTGGCTGCCTATTACAGTTATGTCTGTAACAGGGGGTGCGCTGGTTCTATTGAGCTCCATCTGGTATTCCTCCAGAGTCTTCAAAGACCACCGCTTTCAACGGGCTCTGCTTGTATTCGGCGTTTCTACCGGTACCTTATCAACCGGCCTGGCGCTTTTACGAGTGGTTGATCCAAATTTTGAAACACCGGTGGCAACAGATTACGGTTATGCATCGGGTATCATATTTTTGATGATGATTCCCTACATCCTGGCAATCAATCTTCCGCTCCAGACTTACCAGAGCGGCAATTATCTTTATTTCTGGTTATCGGTAGGAATCAGCCTCATCTATTTGCTTCTCGGAACCCTATATCTGGGACTTCGCAGCGGATGGGGGTCTCTGAAGATTTCCGGAAGCATCTGGACAGTAAAATAG